In Pseudonocardia sp. DSM 110487, the sequence AACGCGGGCTGCTGCCGTCGCCGCTGCTCGCGGGGAGCTCGGTGCGCGCCCGGTCGTTCTACCAGGCGGGCCGCACGCGCTCGCTGATCGGCGGGGACTTCTTCGACGCCGTGCTCGGTCCGACCGGCACCGTGCACGCGATCGTCGGCGACGTCTGCGGTCACGGTCCGGACGAGGCGGCGCTCGGCGCGCTGCTGCGGGTCTCGTGGCGCGCGCTCGTACTGGCGGGCCTCGATGAGGCCCAGCTGCTGCCGAAGCTGCAGCAGGTGCTGGTGAGCGAGCGACACGACCCGGCACTGTTCACCACCGTGTGCACGATCGCGATCCGGTCGGTGGCCGGCGGCCGCGGCGAGATGGTGGTGCGCCTGGCGGGGCACCCGCCGCCCGCGTTCCTGCGGCCGCGGCTGCGCAGGCTCGAGCCGCCCGTCGGAGTTCCGCTCGGCGTGCTCCCGGACGCCACGTGGGACGAGCTCACGGTGCCGCTCGACACCGGGTGGGCACTGCTCGCCTACACCGACGGTCTGATCGAGGGCCGCGGCCACGAACCCGGCGAACCCCTGTGGGAGGAGGGGCTGCACGCGATGCTGGAAGGGGAGCGGGCGACCGACCTCGAGCTGTTGCCCGCGCGTCTCGTCGAGCGGGCGCAGGAGCTGAACGGGGGTCCGCTCGCCGACGACGTCGCGATCCTCATCCTGTTCGAGGGCCAGAACCCGTGACGGTGCCCACCGAACCGGTCCGGCGCCCGCGTCGCTTCCCGCTGCGGCTGCGCCCGAACACCGCGGGCACCGGGCGCTGGCCACTCGCGCGGGTGTTCGTCGTGGGTGCGGTGCTCGCCGGTCTCGTCGCGTCCGGCACCGTCGTGCTCGGCGCCACCGCGCTGTGGCGGCTGACGGAGGCCCGAACAGCGCTGCTGGGCCAGGCCGGGCCTGCCCTGCTCGCCGTGAAGGACCTGGCGAACGCCCAGCTCGACCAGGAGACCGGCGTGCGCGGGTTCCTCCTCACGGGGCGGCCGCAGTTCCTCGAGCCCTACCGTGCGGGCGTCGCGAGCAGCCAGGACGCGGTGAACCAGCTGCGCGCCGCGACGGACGAGCTCCCCGCCATCGGCCCGGAGATCGACGCGGCGGTGCAGGCGGAGCAGGACTGGCGGCTGGGCTACGCCGAACCGGTGATCGCGGGGGACGCCACCGCGCCCGGGCCGGACGCGGGCGAGATGTATTTCGACCGGGTGCGCCGGACGACCGGCGTCGTCCAGGAGCGGCTGTCGCAGCTGCGGCTGGAAGCGCGCGAGGAGCTGGCGTCCGCCGCGTCGTTCATCGCCTGGTCGAGCGCCGCGATCGGCGTGACGCTGCTCGTCCTGCTCGCGGTGGTGGGGATCGGGCTGCGCCGGATGGTGCTGCGGCCGGTGTCCGCACTCGCCGCGCAGGTGCGCGAGGTCGTGGCGGGCGACACGGACCGGCAGGTGGACGTCGAGGGGCCGCGTGAGATCCGTGAGCTCGGGGCGGACGTCGACGCGATGCGCAGCCACATCCTGCGCGAGCTCGACCACGCCCAGGTCGTCAACCGGCGGCTGGACGACCAGGCGCGAGAGCTGGAACGCTCGAACCGGGACCTGGAGCAGTTCGCCTACGTGGCGAGCCACGACCTGCAGGAGCCGCTGCGCAAGGTGGCGACCTTCTGCCAGCTCCTCCAGCGCCGCTACGCCGGGAAGCTCGACGAGCGGGCGGACCAGTACATCGCGTTCGCCGTCGACGGGGCGCAGCGGATGCAGCAGCTGATCAACGACCTGCTGGCGTTCTCCCGGGTGGGGCGATCCACGGAGAACTTCGGCCGCGTCGATCTCGGCGCCGTCGCCGCGGCGGCCGTCGAGCAACTGGAGCAGGCGCGGGATGAGGTCGGCGGCGAGATCGTGCTCGGCTCCCTGCCGACGGTGCCGGGGGATCCCGGCCTCTTGCGGGCGCTCATGGCCAACCTGATCGGCAACGGCCTGAAGTTCCACCGCGAGGGAGTGGCCCCCGTCGTGCGGGTGGACGCGCAACGCGACGGTGCCACGTGGGCGATCACGGTCGCCGACAATGGCATCGGGATCGAACCCGAGTACGGTGAGAAGGTCTTCGTGATCTTCCAGCGGTTGCACGGGCGCGACGCCTACTCCGGCACCGGGATCGGGCTCGCGCTGGCCAAGAAGATCGTCGAGTTCCACAAGGGGCACATCGGGCTGGTTCCGAGCGATGGTCCTGGCACCACCATCCGGGTCACCCTGCCCGCGCTGTCCGAGGAGGCCGCCAAGTGAACGGCCAGCAGCCCAGGACGATCAACGTCCTGCTCGTGGAGGACGACCCGGGCGACGTCCTCATGACGCGCGAGGCGTTCGAGGAGAACCTGCACAACCGCCTGGACGTGGTCACCGACGGGGAGGCGGCGCTCGACTACCTGCGCCACGAGGAGCCGTACACCGACGCCCCCCGGCCTGACCTGATCCTGCTCGACCTGAACCTGCCCCGCCGCGACGGTCGGGAGGTGCTGCAGGAGATCAAGGCCGACCCGGTCCTGCGGCACATCCCGGTGATCGTGCTGACGACCTCGCAGGCCGAGGAGGACGTGCTGTGCAGCTACCAGCTGCACGCCAACGCATATGTCACGAAGCCGGTCGACTTCGACGGCTTCATCGAGGCGGTCAAGCAGATCGATCACTTCTTCGTGAGCGTGGTGCAGCTCCCGCCCGGTGTCCGGAGGAGTTAGCTCGATCGGAACCCCGGCCCGGTCGCGTTCGCTACCCTTCCGGCATGGGCTCCCCGGCGAACTTCGAGGCACGGTTGGCTGCCGTCGAGGCTCGCCCGGAGGAGGTGGCGGCCGGCGCCGCCGCGGCCCGGCACCTCGCCGCCGCGCGCGACCGCGATCTCGCCGACGTCACCGTGAAGGTCGACGCGGTGCGCTCCGCGGTCAACGGGCTCGGCCTGCAGACCGCTGCCCGCTTCGAGCGGCTCGAGAACAAGGTCGACACGGGCTTCGCGGAGATGCGTGCCAAGTTCGACCACATCGACGCCAAGTTCGACCAGGTCGATGCCGGCTTCATGGAGATGCGCTCCAAGTTCGACCAGACCGCCGCTGGGATGCAGCAGATCGTCGACCTGCTCACCCAGCGAGAGGACAAGGCTTAGGGTCGGACCGCGACCGCGTCGACCTCGAACAGCATGTCCGGGAGCGCGAGGCGGGCGACACCGAGGAGTGTCTGGGCGGGCGGGCGTTCGCCCCAGATGCGGGTGATCACGCGCAGCAGCGCCGCCAGCTTCTCCTCGTCGTGGTCGACGATGTAGGTGCCCAGCCGCGCGACGTGCTCGTACCCGAGCCCGGCTGCGGCGAGGGCTTTCCCGAGGTTGGCGAAGGACAGCTCGACCTGCTCGGCGAAGTCGGCCGACGGCACGCTCCCGTCCGGCCCCGACGCGTACTGGCCGGCAACGAACACGAGGCCGGGTGCGCCGGCGAGGTGGCTGTAGCCGAAGCCGACGGGGTCGTGCAGGCCCGCCGGGTTCGTGAGGGTGTGCGACATTCTCGGTTCCTTCCTCAGGTGTGCGAGCTGAACCAGCGGCGAGCGCGGTCGGGGACGCCAGGGGCAGCGCGTTCGACGGTCTCGGCGAGGCCGGCGACCGTTTGGGCCGCGAGCTCCCGGCGCCACGCGAGCTCAGCCCGCCGCATGGCCTGGTCGACGAGGCAGGGGCCGGTGACGCTCTCCGGGTCGCCGCCGAAGGGCCCCTGCTGCCGGATTTCCGCGCAGCGGAACGCAGGTTCCGGCCCCTCGATCGCCGTGACCACGTCCAGCAGGGAGATCCGCTCGGCCGGTCTTGCGAGTCGGAAGCCGCCGCGCGGACCGGGGACCGACGAGGCGATCCCCGCCCGTACGAGCGACTGGACCTGCTTGTTGAGGTACGCCGCCGGCAGGTCGTAGAAGGCCGCCAGCCTGCTGACCGGGACCGCGTCCTCTGGGCCTGCCCATGCGAGGTTGAGGCAGCAGTGGACGGCCCACTCGACCCCGCGGCTCATCTTCACAATTCTGGACAGTACATATCCAGAATCTTCTCGTCCACCTTGCCGGGGCTTTAGCGGCGCAGGGTGGTCTCGCGGTCCATGTGCGACAGCTTCTCGGGGTTGCGCACGGCGTAGAGCCCGGTGATGAGGCCGTCGTCGATGCGGAGGGCGACGACGGTGTCGAGCTCGCCGTCGAACCGGAGGACGAGCGCCGGGTGGCCGTTGACCTGCGTCGAGTGCAGCGATGCCGTGGCGGGGATGCGGCCGAGCCCGGCAGTCAGCAGGCGGGCGACCTTGTCGGCTCCCACGACGGGCTTCGGCACGGCCTGCTTGAGCCCGCCACCGTCGCCGACCAGGACGACGTCCGGGGCGAGGAGGTCGATCAGCTGTTGCAGATCGCCCGTCTCGACCGCCCGCCGGAAGGCCTCGAGCGCGTCCCGGGTCGCGGCCGGGGAGACGGTGCCGCGCGGCCGGCGCGCGGCGACGTGGGCCCGTGCCCGGTGGGCGATCTGGCGGACGGCGGCCGGCGTCTTGTCGACGGCGTCCGCGATCTCCTCGTAGGGCAGGTCGAACACCTCGCGCAGGACGAACACCGCTCGCTCGGTCGGGGCGAGCGTCTCCAGGACCAGCAGCATCGCCATCGAGACGCTGTCGGCCAGCTCGACGTCCTCTGCAACGTCGGGCGTGGTGAGCAGCGGCTCGGGCAGCCATGAGCCGACGTAGGACTCCTTGCGCCTGCCCAGCGTGCGCAGCCGGGTGAGCGCCTGCCTGCTGGTGATCCGGACGAGGTACGCGCGCTTGTCCTGCACGGTGTCGAGGTCCACCCCCGCCCACCGCAGCCAGGTCTCCTGCAGGACGTCCTCGGCGTCCGCTGCCGAGCCGAGCATCTCGTAGGCGACGGTGAACAGCAGGTTGCGGTGGGCGAGGAACGCCGCGGTGGCGGCGTCCGGCCGGTCGTCCTCGCTCATGTCAATCCTCTCGATCGCGTCGCGCACGAGACGCCGGCGGTCGCCGTCCTGTGACACCCGGACCCCTATGGCTCTCGTCACGTCGCCGCGCTGTCACACGGATCCGGCCGCCGGCATCTCGTGGTCAACCAGTGCAACACCCCGAGAGAGGACGACGTGATGGAACCCCGTATCGACCTGATGAGCACCGAGTTCGGCCCCAAGCTCGGCAAGCGGTTTGCGAACCTGGGCATGCTGATCCACCAGTCGACGCTGCCTGCGGCCACGCAGGAACTGGTGTCGCTGCGCGCCAGCCAGATCAACGGCTGCGCCTTCTGCGTCGACATGCACACCAAGGAGGCCGCGGCAGCCGGGGAGCCCGCGGTTCGGATCAACATGGTCGCCGCGTGGCGCGAGGCAACGGTGTTCACCGACGCCGAGCGGGCTGCGCTGGCGCTCGCCGAGGAGGGCACACGGCTCGCCGACGCCCACACGGGTGTGTCCGACGAGACCTGGGCCGATGTCCGCAAGCACTACGACGACGAGCAGGTCGCCGCGCTGGTGTCCCTCGTCGCGCTGATCAACGCGGCCAACCGGCTCAACGTGATCGTGCGCAACCCGGCCGGTTCCTACGAGCCCGGCATGCTCGCCGGGGCGGCGAGCTGATCACCCCGGCGGGAGCCCACGCGAGGGGTGGGCTTCCGCCGGGGTTTCGGCGCCCGGCACGTAGGCTGAGCAGCCGTGACGCCTCACCCGGCTGCCGACACCGTCAAGAACGCCGCCACCACGCCCGGCCACCCACAGCCCTATCGGGAGCTGGGGCTGAAGGACGACGAGTACGCGCGGATCCGGGAGATCCTGGGACGCAGGCCCACCGACGCCGAGCTGGCGATGTACTCGGTGATGTGGAGCGAGCACTGCTCCTACAAGTCGTCCAAGGTGCACCTGGCGTACTTCGGCGAGACCACCACC encodes:
- a CDS encoding PP2C family protein-serine/threonine phosphatase, whose product is MTRSVPASPRRVLLVEDDPGDVFLVRELLAEADPALTVVVVHSVAEAVASDLLRRVDCVLLDLHLPGAQGLEGLRRVLQAHGGAAVCVLTGVDDEHLGVAAVAAGAQDYLVKGKVDGQVLIRAVRYAVERRRAETSLLRLREEQLAAAESARLERGLLPSPLLAGSSVRARSFYQAGRTRSLIGGDFFDAVLGPTGTVHAIVGDVCGHGPDEAALGALLRVSWRALVLAGLDEAQLLPKLQQVLVSERHDPALFTTVCTIAIRSVAGGRGEMVVRLAGHPPPAFLRPRLRRLEPPVGVPLGVLPDATWDELTVPLDTGWALLAYTDGLIEGRGHEPGEPLWEEGLHAMLEGERATDLELLPARLVERAQELNGGPLADDVAILILFEGQNP
- a CDS encoding ATP-binding protein, which encodes MTVPTEPVRRPRRFPLRLRPNTAGTGRWPLARVFVVGAVLAGLVASGTVVLGATALWRLTEARTALLGQAGPALLAVKDLANAQLDQETGVRGFLLTGRPQFLEPYRAGVASSQDAVNQLRAATDELPAIGPEIDAAVQAEQDWRLGYAEPVIAGDATAPGPDAGEMYFDRVRRTTGVVQERLSQLRLEAREELASAASFIAWSSAAIGVTLLVLLAVVGIGLRRMVLRPVSALAAQVREVVAGDTDRQVDVEGPREIRELGADVDAMRSHILRELDHAQVVNRRLDDQARELERSNRDLEQFAYVASHDLQEPLRKVATFCQLLQRRYAGKLDERADQYIAFAVDGAQRMQQLINDLLAFSRVGRSTENFGRVDLGAVAAAAVEQLEQARDEVGGEIVLGSLPTVPGDPGLLRALMANLIGNGLKFHREGVAPVVRVDAQRDGATWAITVADNGIGIEPEYGEKVFVIFQRLHGRDAYSGTGIGLALAKKIVEFHKGHIGLVPSDGPGTTIRVTLPALSEEAAK
- a CDS encoding response regulator; the protein is MNGQQPRTINVLLVEDDPGDVLMTREAFEENLHNRLDVVTDGEAALDYLRHEEPYTDAPRPDLILLDLNLPRRDGREVLQEIKADPVLRHIPVIVLTTSQAEEDVLCSYQLHANAYVTKPVDFDGFIEAVKQIDHFFVSVVQLPPGVRRS
- a CDS encoding RidA family protein, which encodes MSHTLTNPAGLHDPVGFGYSHLAGAPGLVFVAGQYASGPDGSVPSADFAEQVELSFANLGKALAAAGLGYEHVARLGTYIVDHDEEKLAALLRVITRIWGERPPAQTLLGVARLALPDMLFEVDAVAVRP
- a CDS encoding Rrf2 family transcriptional regulator, translating into MSRGVEWAVHCCLNLAWAGPEDAVPVSRLAAFYDLPAAYLNKQVQSLVRAGIASSVPGPRGGFRLARPAERISLLDVVTAIEGPEPAFRCAEIRQQGPFGGDPESVTGPCLVDQAMRRAELAWRRELAAQTVAGLAETVERAAPGVPDRARRWFSSHT
- a CDS encoding RNA polymerase sigma-70 factor, with translation MSEDDRPDAATAAFLAHRNLLFTVAYEMLGSAADAEDVLQETWLRWAGVDLDTVQDKRAYLVRITSRQALTRLRTLGRRKESYVGSWLPEPLLTTPDVAEDVELADSVSMAMLLVLETLAPTERAVFVLREVFDLPYEEIADAVDKTPAAVRQIAHRARAHVAARRPRGTVSPAATRDALEAFRRAVETGDLQQLIDLLAPDVVLVGDGGGLKQAVPKPVVGADKVARLLTAGLGRIPATASLHSTQVNGHPALVLRFDGELDTVVALRIDDGLITGLYAVRNPEKLSHMDRETTLRR
- a CDS encoding carboxymuconolactone decarboxylase family protein, producing the protein MEPRIDLMSTEFGPKLGKRFANLGMLIHQSTLPAATQELVSLRASQINGCAFCVDMHTKEAAAAGEPAVRINMVAAWREATVFTDAERAALALAEEGTRLADAHTGVSDETWADVRKHYDDEQVAALVSLVALINAANRLNVIVRNPAGSYEPGMLAGAAS